The proteins below come from a single Gemmatimonadota bacterium genomic window:
- a CDS encoding DPP IV N-terminal domain-containing protein: MRIRLGGTLAFAALFTHASLAEAQGGHPQSTSARYARADAFLPWNAQALVSGNTVDPHWLEGDRFWFRAARGNGGEFLVVDPARGTRNVAFDHARLAAALSVAADTAYTGEKLPFTDFEFLRNGQSIRFNVADSARFTCDIVAYTCAAKEKAVAPAKDEIRSPDGKWAAFSRSENLWVRNVATGEEVQLSTDGEANWGYAVVPEGCCQEITNRRSRRKVWPVLRWSPDSKRIATHRYDERKVELLHLVETVPGARPKLHSYHYALPGDSIIPTWEPYVFDVEAKRGIKLDIAPIPGFFTTADSAFHDVQWTRDGNTLFVTARSRDFKKYDVYESDPVSGKSRLVFTESGPTYRELNQFGGPPNWRPLKNGKELLWWSERDGWGHLYRIDVATGKVIAQVTSGPWLVLDLLSVDETLGTVHFAGVGREPGIDPYYKHLYKVALDGSGLTRLSMEQADHQLWDTPSGKYFIDLYSRRDLAPTAVVRAADGRVVQTIDKGDISRLEAIGWKPPVAFSAKGRDGVTDVHGYLYFPTDYDSTKQYPVVDYIYPGPQVGAVFTRSFVASAPGAPQSLAELGFIVFTVDAFGSPVRSKAFHDAYYGNMTDNGIPDHITALKQLAVRHRSMDLDRVGIYGHSGGGFSGTDAILRYPDFYKVAVSGAGNHDQRGYHFPWGEKYHGLVVKNPAGGSNYDSQANQNLAANLKGKLLLTYGTLDDNVHPDMTLAVIDALIRANKKFDVFVYPNRNHGYAGEAYAIQQTLDYFVRHLRHEEPPADYVFRLPR; the protein is encoded by the coding sequence GTGCGCATTCGACTCGGCGGAACGCTCGCTTTCGCGGCCCTCTTCACCCACGCCAGCCTCGCTGAGGCGCAGGGCGGCCACCCGCAGTCCACCAGCGCGCGCTACGCCCGCGCCGACGCCTTCCTCCCCTGGAACGCGCAGGCGCTGGTCTCGGGGAATACGGTCGACCCGCACTGGCTCGAGGGCGACCGCTTCTGGTTCCGCGCGGCCCGCGGGAATGGCGGCGAGTTCCTCGTCGTCGATCCGGCCCGTGGGACGCGCAACGTCGCCTTCGACCATGCGCGGCTCGCCGCGGCGCTGTCGGTGGCGGCCGACACCGCCTACACGGGTGAGAAGCTCCCCTTCACGGACTTCGAGTTCCTCCGCAACGGACAGTCGATCCGGTTCAACGTCGCCGACTCGGCCCGCTTCACCTGCGACATCGTGGCCTACACGTGCGCAGCGAAGGAGAAGGCGGTCGCGCCGGCCAAGGACGAGATCCGCTCGCCGGATGGGAAGTGGGCCGCCTTCTCGCGCAGCGAGAACCTCTGGGTCCGCAACGTCGCCACGGGGGAGGAAGTGCAGCTCTCCACCGATGGCGAGGCCAACTGGGGCTATGCCGTCGTCCCCGAGGGATGCTGCCAGGAAATCACCAATCGCCGGTCACGCCGAAAGGTCTGGCCCGTCCTGCGCTGGTCCCCTGACTCCAAGCGCATCGCCACGCACCGCTACGACGAGCGCAAGGTCGAACTCCTCCACCTCGTCGAGACCGTTCCCGGCGCGCGTCCAAAACTCCACAGCTACCACTACGCCCTCCCCGGCGATTCGATCATTCCCACCTGGGAACCCTACGTCTTCGACGTCGAGGCGAAGCGCGGCATCAAGCTCGACATCGCCCCCATCCCGGGCTTCTTCACCACCGCCGATTCGGCCTTCCACGACGTGCAGTGGACGCGTGACGGGAACACGCTCTTCGTCACCGCCCGATCACGCGACTTCAAGAAGTACGACGTCTATGAGAGCGACCCCGTCAGCGGCAAGTCGCGCCTCGTCTTCACCGAGTCGGGGCCCACGTATCGCGAGCTCAACCAGTTCGGCGGTCCCCCCAATTGGCGCCCGCTCAAGAACGGCAAGGAGCTGCTCTGGTGGTCCGAGCGTGATGGATGGGGACACCTCTATCGCATCGACGTCGCCACGGGGAAGGTCATCGCACAGGTCACCAGCGGCCCATGGCTCGTGCTCGACCTCCTCTCGGTCGACGAGACGCTGGGGACGGTGCACTTCGCCGGCGTGGGGCGCGAGCCGGGGATCGACCCGTACTACAAGCACCTGTACAAGGTCGCCCTCGACGGGAGCGGGCTCACGCGCCTGAGCATGGAGCAGGCCGATCACCAGCTGTGGGATACGCCGTCGGGGAAGTACTTCATCGACCTCTACTCGCGGCGCGACCTCGCCCCCACCGCCGTAGTGCGTGCGGCTGACGGGCGCGTCGTCCAGACCATCGACAAGGGAGACATCTCGCGCCTGGAGGCCATTGGGTGGAAGCCCCCCGTCGCCTTCAGCGCCAAGGGGCGCGATGGCGTCACCGACGTCCACGGCTACCTCTACTTCCCCACCGACTACGACTCCACCAAGCAGTATCCCGTCGTCGACTACATCTATCCGGGGCCACAGGTCGGCGCGGTCTTCACCCGATCGTTTGTCGCCAGCGCCCCCGGTGCCCCGCAGTCGCTGGCGGAGCTGGGCTTCATCGTCTTCACCGTCGACGCCTTCGGGTCACCCGTGCGTTCCAAGGCGTTCCACGACGCCTACTACGGCAACATGACCGACAACGGGATCCCCGACCACATCACGGCGCTCAAGCAGCTCGCCGTGCGCCACCGGTCGATGGACCTCGATCGCGTCGGGATCTACGGTCACTCCGGGGGCGGCTTCTCGGGGACCGATGCCATCCTGCGCTACCCCGACTTCTACAAGGTCGCCGTCTCCGGCGCCGGCAACCACGACCAGCGCGGGTATCACTTTCCGTGGGGGGAGAAGTATCACGGCCTCGTGGTCAAGAACCCCGCCGGCGGGAGCAACTACGACTCGCAGGCCAACCAGAACCTCGCCGCCAACCTCAAGGGGAAGCTCCTGCTCACCTACGGCACGCTCGACGACAACGTGCACCCGGACATGACGCTCGCCGTGATCGACGCGCTCATCCGGGCCAACAAGAAGTTCGACGTCTTCGTCTATCCCAACCGCAACCACGGCTACGCCGGGGAGGCGTACGCGATCCAGCAGACGCTGGACTACTTCGTGCGACACTTGCGGCACGAGGAGCCGCCGGCCGACTACGTATTCCGGCTGCCGCGTTAG
- a CDS encoding alpha/beta fold hydrolase: protein MPPDRLPHHLPRQLLALGALLIGAACAPVHVAELPPANGETVVLLHGLARTSSSMRRMERSLEQAGYHVCNIEYPSRAHSVAELARDHVAPRIAECAPANRGEIHFVTHSLGGIIVRQLAANQAVREIGRVVMLGPPSRGSEVVDAMGDWRLFRWINGPAGTELGTAPNATPQRLGPPAFPVGVIAGTRSVNWILSLIIPGDDDGKVSVKNARLDGMRDFAVVKAAHPFLMNDRDAITLTLRFLARGCFTCDAPAGPSRRAIPGETPSTPP, encoded by the coding sequence ATGCCCCCGGATCGGCTCCCACACCACCTCCCCCGGCAGCTCCTCGCACTCGGCGCCCTCCTCATCGGCGCCGCGTGCGCCCCCGTGCACGTCGCTGAACTCCCGCCGGCCAACGGCGAGACCGTCGTGCTCCTGCACGGCCTCGCACGCACCTCGTCGTCCATGCGCCGCATGGAGCGTTCGCTGGAGCAGGCCGGGTACCACGTCTGCAACATCGAGTACCCGTCGCGCGCGCACTCGGTCGCCGAGCTGGCCCGCGACCATGTGGCGCCGCGCATCGCCGAGTGTGCGCCGGCGAACAGGGGGGAGATCCACTTCGTCACGCACAGCCTGGGAGGCATCATCGTGCGGCAGCTGGCGGCGAACCAGGCGGTGCGCGAGATCGGGCGCGTGGTGATGCTCGGCCCGCCGAGTCGCGGCAGCGAGGTGGTCGACGCCATGGGTGACTGGCGGCTCTTCCGTTGGATCAACGGCCCGGCCGGAACTGAGTTGGGGACCGCGCCTAACGCCACCCCGCAGCGGCTCGGCCCCCCGGCCTTTCCCGTCGGTGTGATCGCCGGGACGCGGTCGGTCAACTGGATCCTCTCCCTCATCATCCCCGGCGACGACGATGGGAAGGTCTCGGTGAAGAACGCGCGGCTCGACGGGATGCGCGACTTCGCGGTGGTGAAGGCGGCGCACCCGTTCCTCATGAACGATCGCGACGCCATCACGCTCACGCTGCGCTTCCTGGCGCGCGGGTGCTTCACCTGCGATGCGCCTGCCGGTCCAAGTCGCAGGGCCATTCCGGGGGAGACTCCATCGACCCCTCCTTGA
- a CDS encoding GNAT family N-acetyltransferase, whose amino-acid sequence MQIEYYATGELSPSLRAEILAVCESAYEEPMAPYLTDIGPGVHAVGRIDGRLATHAMLVTRMLQLTGRRALRTAYVELVATEPSLQGRGYASALLRDLVTQLGDYDLAALSPSDEGFYARLGWELWRGPLSVRTDRGLEASPDDEAVMILRLARTPPDLDLHAPLSVEWRPGEVW is encoded by the coding sequence ATGCAGATCGAGTACTACGCGACCGGCGAGCTCTCGCCGTCGCTCCGCGCGGAGATCCTCGCCGTGTGCGAATCGGCGTACGAGGAGCCCATGGCCCCGTATCTCACGGACATCGGTCCGGGCGTGCACGCGGTGGGGCGAATCGATGGCCGACTCGCGACGCACGCGATGTTGGTCACACGCATGCTGCAGCTGACGGGGCGCCGTGCGTTGCGCACCGCCTACGTTGAGCTGGTCGCCACGGAGCCGTCGCTGCAGGGGCGCGGCTACGCCTCGGCGCTCCTGCGCGACCTGGTGACTCAGCTGGGCGACTACGATCTGGCGGCGCTGTCGCCCTCCGACGAGGGGTTCTACGCCCGGCTCGGGTGGGAGCTGTGGCGAGGCCCGCTCTCGGTGCGAACCGATCGCGGCCTGGAAGCGTCGCCCGACGATGAAGCGGTGATGATTCTGCGGTTAGCGCGCACGCCCCCCGACCTGGATCTCCACGCACCGCTTTCGGTCGAGTGGCGTCCCGGCGAGGTCTGGTAG
- a CDS encoding serine hydrolase, which yields MIRPVYCIAALLLMVAPVRASGQYRLPSDERVKAILAEQVGPKHAAGVVIGLMEADGSTRILSAGKADNGALVLDGHSVFEIGSITKTFTNAILADMVRKGEVSLDDPVQKYLPSTVKIPTRNGKEITLLDLATASSGLPGMPSNFKPKDPTNPYADYTVAQMYEFLSGYTLTRDIGARYEYSNLGMGLLGHALALKAGKSYDALVEERVLKPLGMKDTKIELTPDLKRRLALGHNPAGTVVANWDLPTLAGAGALRSTVTDMLKYLAANLDSTSKPLGTTLAFTHTSRRPTTSPTLTMGLGWHILKSPGGSVVWHNGGTGGYRTFMGFDLAKRVGVVVLSNSAISVDDIGLHVVDSLVPLTKPPVERKEVAIDAALLSRYEGTYQLTPQLQLMVTVENGSLMIAATGQNKLRGRPYGEKDFFVPEAQAEFSFVLGDDGKATQLIFRQPGGQMVAKKVQ from the coding sequence ATGATCCGCCCGGTCTACTGCATCGCTGCCCTGCTCCTGATGGTCGCGCCTGTCCGCGCCTCGGGGCAGTACCGCCTCCCTTCGGACGAACGCGTGAAGGCGATCCTCGCCGAGCAGGTCGGACCCAAGCATGCGGCTGGCGTGGTCATCGGGCTCATGGAAGCCGACGGCTCGACACGGATCCTGAGTGCAGGCAAGGCCGACAACGGCGCACTCGTGCTCGACGGCCACTCGGTCTTCGAGATCGGTTCCATCACCAAGACCTTCACCAACGCCATCCTCGCCGACATGGTGCGCAAGGGCGAGGTGAGCCTCGATGACCCGGTGCAGAAGTACCTCCCCAGCACCGTCAAGATCCCGACGCGCAACGGCAAGGAGATCACGCTGCTCGACCTGGCCACCGCGTCGTCGGGTCTCCCGGGCATGCCGAGCAACTTCAAGCCGAAGGACCCGACCAATCCGTACGCCGACTACACCGTCGCGCAGATGTACGAGTTCCTGAGCGGCTACACGCTGACACGCGACATCGGCGCGCGGTACGAGTACTCCAACCTGGGCATGGGGCTGCTCGGGCATGCGCTCGCCCTCAAGGCCGGCAAGTCGTACGACGCGCTCGTCGAGGAACGCGTGCTCAAGCCGCTCGGCATGAAGGACACGAAGATCGAACTCACCCCCGACCTGAAGCGTCGGCTCGCACTGGGGCACAACCCCGCCGGCACCGTCGTGGCAAACTGGGACTTGCCGACGCTTGCCGGGGCGGGGGCGCTGCGCTCCACCGTGACCGACATGCTCAAGTACCTGGCCGCCAATCTCGACAGCACCAGCAAGCCGTTAGGCACGACGCTCGCCTTCACCCACACGTCGCGCCGCCCCACCACCAGCCCGACGCTGACCATGGGGCTGGGGTGGCACATCCTCAAGTCGCCGGGCGGGAGCGTGGTCTGGCACAACGGTGGGACGGGCGGCTATCGCACCTTCATGGGCTTCGACCTGGCCAAGCGCGTCGGCGTCGTGGTGCTCTCCAACTCCGCCATCTCCGTGGACGACATCGGCCTGCACGTGGTCGACTCGCTCGTCCCCCTCACCAAGCCGCCGGTCGAGCGCAAGGAAGTGGCGATCGACGCCGCGCTGCTGTCGCGCTACGAGGGGACCTACCAGCTCACCCCGCAGCTGCAGCTGATGGTGACCGTCGAGAACGGATCACTGATGATCGCCGCCACCGGACAGAACAAGCTCCGTGGGCGACCGTACGGCGAGAAGGACTTCTTCGTCCCCGAGGCGCAGGCCGAGTTCAGCTTCGTGCTGGGCGACGACGGCAAGGCAACGCAGCTGATCTTCCGCCAGCCTGGCGGACAGATGGTGGCGAAGAAGGTGCAATAG
- a CDS encoding amidohydrolase family protein has protein sequence MPHHSSSRHIVIRAASLVLLGGASLGWPASPLHAQGAPRPAPRPRTVVIDSISVIDVDARRVTPMQNIVIRDDSIVAVQPASATLPDSIDERVPGRGLFAIPGLVDHHVHLTPGMARALERGARGGVTMVQAMAGDNRTAGEYARAAMSKEIIAPEIAYASVMAGPNFFTDPRFIGASLGYAPGKAPWAQAISSETDVALAVAAARGSGAEVLKLYAMLDSTIVAAFTAEAHKQGMRVVAHGTTFPARPLQLSGAGVDVLTHAPYLSWQGAPEVRPEDSWKRIEGPYAKVRADGPELLAVLTAMKAHGTYLEPTLWVFARDGVKPEVAKWGAALAVRAQAAGIPILAGTDGFVGPDSVPLPYIHRELQLLVEAGLTPAAALATATTVPARAMRRERTHGVIAAGRVADIVLLEGNPLADIRNTTRIRQVVLRGRPLPR, from the coding sequence ATGCCGCACCACTCCTCCTCTCGCCACATCGTCATCCGCGCGGCGTCGCTCGTCCTGCTCGGAGGCGCCTCGCTCGGGTGGCCTGCATCGCCGCTGCACGCGCAAGGCGCCCCACGCCCGGCCCCGCGCCCCCGCACTGTCGTCATCGACTCCATCAGCGTCATCGACGTCGACGCGCGCCGCGTGACGCCGATGCAGAACATCGTCATACGCGATGACAGCATCGTCGCCGTACAGCCGGCGAGCGCGACGCTCCCCGACAGCATCGACGAACGGGTCCCGGGGCGCGGCCTCTTCGCGATTCCCGGCCTCGTCGACCATCACGTACATCTCACGCCAGGGATGGCGCGCGCCCTCGAACGCGGCGCGCGCGGCGGCGTCACGATGGTGCAGGCCATGGCCGGCGACAACCGCACGGCGGGAGAGTACGCGCGTGCGGCGATGTCGAAGGAGATCATCGCCCCCGAGATCGCCTACGCCTCGGTGATGGCGGGGCCCAACTTCTTCACCGACCCGCGCTTCATCGGCGCCTCGCTCGGCTACGCGCCCGGCAAGGCGCCGTGGGCGCAGGCGATCTCCAGCGAGACCGACGTGGCGCTGGCGGTCGCGGCGGCACGCGGTTCAGGGGCCGAGGTGCTCAAGCTGTACGCGATGCTCGACAGCACGATCGTGGCGGCGTTCACCGCCGAGGCGCACAAGCAGGGGATGCGCGTGGTGGCGCACGGGACGACGTTCCCCGCGCGGCCGTTGCAGCTGTCCGGGGCCGGCGTCGATGTGCTCACGCACGCACCGTACCTCTCGTGGCAGGGGGCACCCGAGGTGCGCCCCGAGGATTCGTGGAAGCGCATCGAAGGGCCGTACGCCAAGGTCCGCGCCGACGGCCCCGAACTGCTCGCCGTGCTCACCGCGATGAAGGCGCACGGGACGTATCTCGAGCCGACGCTGTGGGTCTTTGCGCGCGACGGGGTCAAGCCCGAGGTGGCGAAGTGGGGGGCCGCACTCGCCGTGCGCGCGCAGGCCGCGGGGATCCCGATCCTCGCCGGGACGGACGGCTTCGTGGGACCGGACAGCGTCCCGCTCCCCTACATTCACCGCGAGCTGCAACTGCTGGTGGAGGCCGGACTCACGCCGGCGGCGGCGCTGGCCACGGCGACCACCGTCCCCGCCCGCGCCATGCGCCGCGAGCGGACGCACGGAGTGATTGCCGCGGGTCGCGTGGCGGACATCGTCCTGCTCGAGGGGAATCCGCTCGCCGATATCCGCAACACGACGCGCATCCGCCAGGTGGTGCTGCGCGGGCGACCGCTCCCGCGTTAG
- a CDS encoding DegT/DnrJ/EryC1/StrS family aminotransferase encodes MDDVSRRGFIETAGASAAMAAFASLSPATASAATPATHGQRSTLANGAVHLSGDGLALTPREYATLLQDLTATRDVAEDTYLLGGEVEAFEQRWARLLGKETAVFMPSGTLANQLAVRALAGNKRRVIVPDMSHMYNDTGDACQTLSGLTLLPLAPLKATYTRADVEAVVKRTASGRVATDVGALVIESPIRRLSGEMFDWDEAQRVTAFAREHGIGTHLDGARLFIASAYTGIAPAEYAKHFDTVYVSLWKYFNCGIGAVLAGPRRVLDGMFHVRRMFGGNLAVGWPAARVAGHFMEGFEGRLKSAVQVSENFYKEIARHPRVRVERIPNGTNLTRLHITGGDLEVAATRLAQRGILLPRGTPDGTLTLGVNESWNRTTGTLLAAAFTQALA; translated from the coding sequence ATGGACGACGTTTCGCGACGGGGCTTCATCGAAACCGCTGGCGCCAGTGCTGCGATGGCGGCCTTCGCCTCGCTCTCGCCGGCAACCGCCAGCGCGGCGACGCCGGCCACGCACGGTCAACGCTCGACACTGGCCAACGGCGCGGTCCACCTCTCGGGCGACGGTCTCGCCCTCACCCCGCGCGAATACGCCACCCTCCTCCAGGACCTCACCGCCACGCGTGACGTGGCCGAAGACACCTACCTCCTTGGCGGGGAGGTCGAGGCCTTCGAGCAACGGTGGGCCCGGCTCCTGGGCAAGGAGACCGCGGTCTTCATGCCCTCCGGGACGCTCGCCAACCAGCTGGCGGTGCGCGCCCTCGCCGGCAACAAGCGTCGCGTGATCGTCCCCGACATGAGCCACATGTACAACGACACCGGCGACGCCTGCCAGACGCTCTCCGGGCTCACACTCCTCCCGCTCGCCCCGCTCAAGGCGACCTACACGCGCGCCGACGTCGAGGCGGTCGTCAAGCGCACGGCGAGCGGGCGCGTCGCCACCGACGTCGGCGCGCTGGTGATCGAGAGCCCCATTCGCCGCCTGTCGGGGGAGATGTTCGACTGGGACGAGGCCCAACGGGTCACCGCCTTCGCCCGCGAGCACGGCATCGGCACGCATCTCGACGGCGCCCGACTCTTCATCGCCTCGGCCTACACAGGGATAGCGCCCGCGGAGTACGCGAAGCACTTCGACACCGTGTACGTGTCGCTGTGGAAGTACTTCAACTGCGGCATCGGGGCCGTGCTGGCCGGGCCGCGGCGTGTGCTCGACGGCATGTTTCACGTACGCCGCATGTTTGGCGGCAACCTCGCCGTGGGGTGGCCGGCCGCGCGGGTGGCCGGGCACTTCATGGAGGGCTTCGAGGGGCGCCTGAAGAGTGCGGTGCAGGTCTCGGAGAACTTCTACAAGGAGATCGCCCGTCACCCGCGCGTGCGCGTGGAGCGCATCCCGAACGGGACCAACCTGACGCGCCTCCACATCACGGGGGGCGACCTGGAGGTCGCGGCCACCCGCCTGGCGCAGCGGGGGATCTTGCTGCCGAGGGGGACACCAGACGGGACGCTGACGTTAGGCGTCAACGAGTCCTGGAACCGCACGACCGGCACGCTGCTCGCCGCTGCCTTCACGCAGGCCCTCGCCTGA
- a CDS encoding carbohydrate binding family 9 domain-containing protein — MLRVPFAVRTARNALRALVAPAATVALLVTLPSAATAQEGTPVETPAAARAPMRPTLRVAPRASAINLDGRLDEAAWSAAPAASGFVQRVPVEGAPAEERTEVRLLMDESSVWIAARMYDRDPASIARQVVRRDQDAQADYFEVAFDSNLDRRTGFVFRVSAANVQRDEYVFDDNERDRTWDGVWSSAVAIDSLGWTAELRIPLSQLRFRASDGEQAWGINFVRRRLKTNEETHFALVSRTQRGLVSQFGRLEGVKARSARRLELRPYALGSVFRGTAEAGNPFRTGRDGGSRVGTDVRVGLGGQFTLDATINPDFGQVEADPAVINLSAFEQFFEERRPFFVEDAKIFDFSLSGGRNRLYYSRRLGRSPRGSAPEGTLFADVPASANILGAAKLTGRTQRGLSLGALAAVTQQADGRAYLGESDPERPFMVEPRAEYGVLRARQDFNGGASTIGVIGSSLRRNLPGDGSFDFLTTSAFNGGIDWEHQWSNRTWAFFGYWAGSHVRGDSTAMIRLQRASNHFFQRPDSRGNGVDSSARAMSGYDWRMTVEKRRGQHWTGSVWAAEVSPGFEINDAGFSTRQEVLDGGARVQYREITPGTLLRSYNVSLSTFHNWSHDAVAGSFSTAAWGNAHVAGSVGVNANVEFNNFWRLDANTQWHPETMDRTGTRGGPLMLQPRWGDLRLSLQSDQRARLALEPSIYLKRSALNGGNEFQTSLEINVRPSSRLEIEIEPRYTHASIGAQYVSTMDAAGFAPTFGSRYFFGEVARRELALPTRINAAFSPTLSFQFFAQPLVSSGDYSNYKQLLSPSSFDFNRFGEGTAVGSGEAVRCQGGATCVDANAVRYFDFDGNGTPEHTIDEQDFNVRSLIGNAVVRWEYRPGSTIFLVWQRRQRSDVVAGDFVMSRDWRALLKAPTDNTFLVKVSYWLPL, encoded by the coding sequence GTGCTCCGAGTTCCCTTCGCCGTCCGTACAGCGCGCAACGCGCTGCGCGCGCTCGTCGCGCCTGCTGCGACCGTCGCGCTGCTGGTTACGCTCCCCTCCGCCGCCACGGCGCAGGAGGGAACGCCCGTGGAGACGCCCGCCGCGGCGCGCGCGCCCATGCGCCCGACCCTGCGCGTCGCGCCGCGTGCGAGCGCGATCAACCTCGACGGCCGACTCGACGAGGCGGCATGGAGCGCGGCACCGGCGGCGAGCGGCTTCGTACAGCGCGTCCCGGTCGAGGGGGCTCCGGCCGAGGAACGGACCGAAGTGCGGCTCCTGATGGACGAATCGTCGGTCTGGATTGCCGCACGCATGTACGACCGCGACCCCGCGTCGATTGCCCGGCAGGTGGTGCGCCGCGACCAGGATGCACAAGCCGACTACTTCGAGGTCGCCTTCGACTCCAACCTCGACCGACGCACCGGCTTTGTCTTCCGCGTGAGCGCGGCCAACGTGCAACGCGATGAGTACGTCTTCGACGACAACGAGCGCGATCGCACGTGGGACGGCGTCTGGAGTTCCGCGGTCGCCATCGACTCGCTCGGCTGGACGGCCGAGCTGCGCATTCCACTGTCGCAGCTGCGCTTTCGCGCCAGCGATGGCGAACAGGCGTGGGGGATCAACTTCGTGCGCCGTCGCCTCAAGACGAACGAAGAAACGCATTTCGCCCTGGTCTCGCGCACGCAGCGCGGGCTCGTGTCGCAGTTCGGCCGGCTGGAGGGGGTCAAGGCGCGCAGCGCCCGGCGCCTGGAGCTGCGCCCGTACGCGTTAGGCTCCGTCTTTCGCGGGACGGCGGAGGCCGGGAATCCGTTCCGCACGGGACGCGATGGCGGGTCGCGCGTGGGGACCGACGTGCGCGTGGGATTGGGGGGACAGTTCACCCTCGACGCGACGATCAACCCCGATTTCGGCCAGGTGGAGGCCGACCCCGCGGTCATCAACCTCTCCGCCTTCGAGCAGTTCTTCGAGGAGCGGCGCCCGTTCTTCGTTGAAGACGCCAAGATCTTCGACTTCTCGCTCTCGGGTGGCCGCAACCGGCTGTACTACTCGCGCCGCCTGGGACGCTCGCCGCGCGGCTCGGCTCCCGAAGGGACGCTCTTCGCCGATGTCCCCGCCTCGGCCAACATCCTCGGCGCCGCCAAGCTCACCGGGCGCACGCAGCGCGGGCTCTCGTTAGGGGCGCTGGCGGCGGTCACACAACAGGCCGACGGGCGCGCCTACCTTGGCGAGTCCGATCCCGAGCGACCGTTCATGGTCGAGCCGCGCGCGGAGTACGGCGTGCTGCGTGCACGGCAGGACTTCAACGGCGGCGCCTCCACCATCGGCGTCATCGGGTCGTCGCTCCGCCGCAACCTGCCGGGCGACGGTTCGTTCGACTTCCTCACGACCTCCGCGTTCAACGGCGGGATCGACTGGGAACACCAGTGGAGCAATCGCACCTGGGCATTCTTCGGCTACTGGGCCGGGAGCCACGTGCGGGGCGATTCCACGGCGATGATCCGGCTGCAACGGGCCAGCAACCACTTCTTCCAGCGCCCCGACTCTCGCGGCAACGGCGTGGACTCCTCGGCGCGCGCCATGTCGGGATACGACTGGCGCATGACGGTGGAGAAACGACGCGGGCAGCACTGGACCGGCTCGGTGTGGGCCGCCGAGGTCTCACCGGGATTCGAGATCAACGACGCAGGGTTCAGTACGCGCCAGGAGGTACTCGACGGCGGGGCGCGCGTGCAGTACCGCGAGATCACCCCGGGGACGTTGCTCCGCTCGTACAACGTCTCATTGTCGACTTTCCATAATTGGAGCCACGATGCGGTCGCCGGCTCGTTCTCGACCGCTGCGTGGGGAAATGCGCACGTGGCCGGGTCGGTGGGGGTGAACGCCAACGTCGAGTTCAACAACTTCTGGCGGCTCGACGCCAACACGCAGTGGCATCCGGAGACGATGGACCGCACGGGGACGCGCGGTGGGCCGTTGATGCTGCAGCCGCGCTGGGGCGACCTGCGCCTGTCGCTCCAGAGCGATCAGCGTGCGCGCCTCGCGCTGGAGCCCAGCATCTACCTCAAGCGATCGGCGCTCAACGGCGGCAATGAGTTCCAGACCTCGCTGGAGATCAACGTGCGTCCGTCGTCGCGCCTCGAGATCGAGATCGAGCCGCGCTACACACACGCGTCGATCGGGGCGCAGTACGTCTCGACGATGGACGCCGCGGGATTCGCCCCCACCTTTGGCTCTCGCTACTTCTTTGGCGAGGTCGCGCGCCGCGAGCTGGCGCTCCCCACGCGCATCAACGCGGCCTTCTCTCCGACGCTCTCCTTCCAGTTCTTCGCCCAACCGCTGGTCTCGTCGGGCGATTACTCCAACTACAAGCAGCTCCTCTCGCCCTCGTCGTTCGACTTCAATCGATTTGGCGAGGGAACGGCGGTCGGGAGCGGGGAGGCGGTGCGCTGTCAGGGCGGAGCGACGTGTGTCGACGCCAACGCCGTGCGCTACTTCGACTTCGACGGCAACGGCACGCCCGAGCACACGATCGACGAGCAGGACTTCAACGTGCGCTCGCTCATCGGGAACGCCGTCGTTCGCTGGGAGTACCGGCCGGGGTCGACGATCTTCCTGGTCTGGCAGCGCCGGCAACGGAGCGACGTGGTGGCCGGGGATTTCGTCATGTCGCGCGACTGGCGGGCATTGCTCAAGGCGCCGACCGACAACACGTTCCTCGTGAAGGTCAGCTACTGGCTCCCGCTGTGA